The genomic window ttgggctcgacgagaggacgatctagctagtctggtataccgaccgtcaccctggttatttctttcccgcacttagtagttttcttaataatggttcagttagctgatcttatgtatgcttgaatgtatgtgaactgtggtgttggtttcttttatacatgagattggagttttcgatctgtggttttggttctgtggagATTTGGTTTTTCTCGTAgttatgcatcgtggttttctacctctcgaggtagtcggttttcaaaataaagtttccaagtaggaaacagttttcaaaatgattttcgaatggttttaagaatgattgaattagagtttaaaaacaaaagcttccgtgtgggaaGCACTTTTAAaaaggatgtttgttgtattgtgcattgtatcatccagcgcctaaggagtgcttagaggcatgcatcattctaaggattgttagctgtatggaaatgcatatcatgccttggttgttgattggtaaatgtagNNNNNNNNNNNNNNNNNNNNNNNNNNNNNNNNNNNNNNNNNNNNNNNNNNNNNNNNNNNNNNNNNNNNNNNNNNNNNNNNNNNNNNNNNNNNNNNNNNNNNNNNNNNNNNNNNNNNNNNNNNNNNNNNNNNNNNNNatcagcacctcggagacaacaaagctacactttcgtttcgtctcgatcgaccacggattcacgacaaaatccaaccttcttccaatagaaggaatcacacacacaaatacatataaaacatgtatttttggattttctcgaaatccgtgcgtcaaactcaaaatccgtcagcgccactagttccagaacagctaaaccggtcgaaacgagctattggactgatatgaacggagtccgatacgcaccagaagccaactctactccgtggcttctccggaaaaccggagttactattcacttaagtgaaaactaaaaatcgcgtatcttctccattttagctcagtttctcctgaaacttgacgagtgcttatgtaattaaattacacacataaacatcatcaacagagagtttagttgcactgtcaaaaatctcagtccttacaccggacccacttctgggcgcccggaacataggatccgtattggcttccagtttcagttaaatttaactctcagttctgggcgacctaaataatgttctgggcgcccgaatctggcaaaactttagttttgcttatttaagtgcgccgagtccaattctgcatccaattcgtgcagaattgactccgactcagtccaacactctccagagatgtcgaccaatcactaatactgaagccaatcctatccaaagctcaggaacactacactCCCTTTATTTGTGgcagatctggcataccctgagagtcaagttttcaaaaaaaaaaaatatttgggcacttccgctttgtttttaaaccaaaatgggaccccggggcatgacattgGAGCTTTTTAGAGGAAAGATATCTAACCCTAGCTCACTCCTAGCTTGATTTGGAACTTCAAGAGAGGTTAGTAGTTTTAATCTTCCCTTTGATTCACATTTTAGTGGATTTCTTGGTATGAAAACCTAGaatgagaaatctagggttttattgggGTTTTTTAATTTGTGGCTTTTGTGGTTTAATTGATAGGTGTataaccttcctctaggttggatttgaagtgCTCTATCTTCCATTCAGGATTTGGGTGGGTTTTCCAACATttaaggtgagttttggcctttATTTGGGTTGGATAAAGATGAACTCATGGAGTGTTCGTTAACTACgcctaaccctcttagaatctTCTTTAGGGAGCTAAGAGACTAGTGAACATCTTCGTTAgcgcaaacgaaggggatctgaggagttcttggtgggtttgacctcaccgaaatgggtgaactcctcctatgttataatatttattgtaaattgaaaaatcataaatattcatgttagatagagcatatgtgaattttagaatgcttaaaatgcatatgttatgtatcataaaattttacctctatgtagtagagagttatGTAAATAATATTCATGCATGTGAATAGCATTCTTTTATGTAACTTGGAATTCTATTTCATGTGGTGAAAATGATGAATATAACATGCTCTTGGACATAGAACTCATACTTAACACAGTGGatattaatgtcataaagtggcattcaaCTTAGTAAATTGTTAAACTTTCAATACATGACATAATAATAGGCCATTGGGACATTAGCCTTTATATCAttttttagacatgatgacattgggtTTGAGAcggatgattacgcttgcttgcgattgtgctcattcgcacatgcttgtgagggttgctccccacaagccggcactccgaagatagccatcgcgacataagcttgctcgtgcgggattgggcgccgaaatgtgATGCTATGggagaggctcattcctagggtggagatgttgactaccacggggccattaggcacggcgcaagccggactacccttAGCTAGGTCCTATATGATTGGAACAATGTTGAACTAAAATGTAATGTGGACATTAGACTAATTAGTAAACGTTGACATTTTACTAGTTGCATTTGTGGACATCATGTGATATATTTACATGCTCATTCATCATAGAATAGTACTTGTACTTGTGGaagttcatgctaagtagaggcatagtagtttaatAAGTTTTATTTCATGCTTAATATACCCGCTGTCCATTTCATTAAATGTTAGAACATACTACTTATGCCTCcataacctagtggtgtatttcgctaaCGTCGGCGGcctacccactaggaactattgattaatagttctcacgccctctatgtTGTTGCTTTTGTTACAGAGTCATCCacaccgggagaggctcgggatcgcggaaaAATGATCGCATCTAGTTAGATAGCGAGGAGTATTTCCCACTAGGTGGTTCATCTCTCTATTTGTACTTGatgtagagagtgagagtttttgtacctATGTGTAGAGATCACAATTTTTGTATatctagcacttgtatttgggatcttatgtttttatctatttttggaTTATGGTTACTTATTTAGTTCCTTTTTACTCCACTTGTCATTAGAATTTAATTgtatttatgctctgatatctctagattcTTATTTACCTCTGTTTTATTTATCACTTTGAGTAGACGCCCTATATGTGGAAGGCaaatggcgggtctggacacgcaccgggcaggcttccgctgggtcccggggcatgacagttgTTCCACTCTAGTTCATTTTTTCTGCTTTACTAAggacaaaaacagaaaaaaggtACAAAGTGTATATGCATTAATTGTTCAGGTACCAGCTGGGAATTTAAAGTGGTAAAAATACATGTAGATTAATTTTTGTTGATAatattgttgaatataaaatattaatatctcgttctttgtttttttttttttttgagagagataggtggcacgctacccgttttgtttattttatttaaaaataaacttagctggaaatgtgaatcaactaggattcgaacttggaatctcaagtaccaatcaccaagccctttgccacttgctctaaagATTTTTGTTAGCTTAAATGGTTGGACAAAAAAGGGAGGTTGTTTCACctaatttaactattaaaaaattttgagtccAAGCGTAAGAAGGAATGTTGAATATTTAACACTACAACATCTTTGCATGGTAGTTTAATGTACCAAAAataagattattttatattagtgGTTAAATTCTAATAAATTGAGAGTAAAATTCACTAAGATTAGCAATAACACTCACTTAAAttaatgaaataataaaaacataataatattagaaaatcTCTTGGCTCAAAAATTCTAAACATATTTAATACTGGTCTTAGGAGTAAATAAACAACTTAAgacagtgaaaaataaaatgatataattATTCTTTGTATACAGGAGCTTAGTACAGATTTAAGGTATGAACTTGAATCGAATAGGAAGAAATTAGAAAAGGCTAGATGATCAGTGGAATTCGAACACATGATCTTCTGTTTCGAGAACATGTAAAACAATTCATTACGTAGAATTAAAGCTTAAAACAAGGGGTgtacataattttaaaatttatactagAAGAAAAGGAGTAAATAGAGAGTGGCAAAGCAAGGTGCTCTATGTGTAAAAGGACTCCCCAAAGATTATACGCAACAAACAATGACACTTTAATGAAATGGACTTATGCAAAGTTTCCACTAACATTATTGGCAAGCGCATGTAATTCCACAATCACAAAATTAGGTTCAACTTTCAAGCACTAGAGTCACTATCTTATTTATTATCCACTAATAATAATGCTGTAACGACGCTAAagtttaactaattaataacataaaattaaacaaatttgcaatttcagaaattaaaataaattgtattttaGATTTGAATTCTTTTGTTTGAAAGAAAATGCTTCAAAGAACATGTAAATCCTagtcatttatttttctaaatgaatagttgaaataaaatataaattaaggtACCACCCACAAGGTATTTGAAGGATGTTTTGGTTCATAAGGTGTTGCTCAAAAAAGTGTCGAAGAAGGTTCCTTAGAAAAGGGTGTTTCGTTAACGTGAAGACGGCGCAATTTAAGTTTCACTCAAACTTCGTATAATTATATTTCattcaataaaatttcatataataacAAATATGAATGCAATTTTAACACAAAATTTATAGTAACATAAATGAAGAACAGGATAGAAAACCATTCTATCCTcctacaatatatattaatatttctcTTATCTTTTTTGGAGTGAAGACGATTAAATACAatcatacttttttaaaaaaaattatattcttattttttcggATGCAAATTCAGATACAAATATATATCGAATGTTAAATTTGAatatctatatttcaattctataggcttaattacactataGTACATTATACTATACTTcagagtttttttatttataatgttGTACctttaataagttttttttttttttatcaatctcTATACTGTAGGTAGTAAGTCAACAATTTTAGATGAAAGCTTGCAGCTTCATCTAAAAGTGTTAGTTGGAATTAGCCGAGTGTATATTCAGCTTAGTTCCTCTCTGATAGAATTATTAGTTATTTATGTAAAATAGTAGATTGATTTCTTGATGGTATTGTAAAAATTGATTACAAAATAATCGTTTACTGGTGCcttgggaaaaagaaaatatatagtgTGGTATAGTAAATGAAAAATAaacctaaaatataatttagagagTAAGAAGCAAATGATAGTTCAATAGTGCCTTTaaaataacatataataaattataaccagaaaagatactaaaaaaatttagtataccAGCGTGTAATTAAGCCGGTTTATTTTCCTAGTTCCTTGTGTTCTCATTTGTCTTGTTTTCTTCCCtactttttcaaatataaaataaaaaatgaatagagaACCCTCagcaattatattttattttttattgaaactcttttatttttccctctattttcaaattaatataatttatcaaattctaTCATTTTAGCTACTTTGTAGcgaataaaattagaataattaatgataataataaataagatacTTTAACTTGATTAATtgatactttaaattataaattataaattataaaagtatatcaattaaaaaagggtaaattttaaaaaacctccttgtggtttcactttttctcactttagtaccctgtggtttaaaaagtatcaagttagtaccctgtggtttcgtactttctcactttagtatcttgtggtttaaagtatatcaagttagtactctgtggtttcgtactttctcactttagtactctgtggtttaatatttcatttggagaaaaataaaaccacaggatactaatttgatacaaaaataaaaacacaggatattaacttgatacaaaaataaaatcacagagtactaacttgatacacttgaaaccacaggatattaaagtgagaaagtgcgaaaccacatggtactaatttgatacactttaaacaacagagtagtaaagtgaaaaagtacgaacccacagggtactaactggatacactttaaaccataaggtactaacttgatacacttgaaaccacacagtactaaaatgagaaagtgtgaaaccacaagatactaatttgatactttaaaccacagagttctaaagtgagaaaaagtgaaacgaCAAggaaggtatttgaagttttccctatatatatatatatctttgtaatTATGAGTATGGCTCCTAGGGATGTAAATGGCTCTGGATTGGTGGAGCTCATGTCCCTATTAGTCGAAtgtagtaaaaattaaaaataaaaaatataaaaaaatataatccggTTTGATTCACTAAATAAATGTAGCATAGGCGGGAGATCTCTTTCTTCCTTTTATCTGTCGTGATCAGCCAAAAATCTGCTCCTGTTCTGATCTGTCCTGTATGAAGTTATAAATggtagtaaaaaaataaaattatatttaattcgTTCAGAGTCCATTCCAACCCAATAAGAAATGGAGCAAGAATCCCTCCCGCCTCTCCATCCGTTCCGTTTGCATTCCTATTGACTCCACTGAGAAGCTCCTGCAAATCTAAGTATCTTACTATTGACTCCACTAAGAAGCTCCTACAAATCTAAGTATCTTACTATTGACTCCACTAAGAAGCTCCTACAAATCTCAGTATCTTATTAGACAATAAATTGAAGAAAATGATCCCAACAAAGAAACATCAAATATTCGTAACTTTCTCTCTATATAACCCAAACAAGCTCAGCCCACATCAGTAGCAGCAAAAGCAAGCCAAGCCAAGCCAAGCCATGGGAACATTCTTAGGCCACATTATCCCGGGCCTAGCCTTCACAATAATAGGCATCTGGCACACTCTTAACACCATCAAAACTTACAAACTCAAAGGCCCCTCCAATTTCACCTCATCAACATGGTTTCCTTTCACTAGTACTACTCCAGTAACCATTCCTAAACACTCGGAACTCtacctcctcctctccttctccgccgccgccgccgccgtccaaATCCTCGACTACCCTCTTCTGAGCCTATCTTTCAAGCCCGACAACTACGAGCACGCCACCATGTTTCTCCATCTCGCCGTCTACGCTTCGGTCGCCCTAGCAGTCGACCTCTCTGCTTCCCCCGACGCACTCCGAAGTCTCGTCGGAACTCTCGCCGCCTCCGTTTTTGCGCAGGCATAGTaacaaattcttttttcttttttctttttttttttgtatttttgaacTCTGCAAATAcattacaataatttttttcgattacattattttaatggcatcaaaaaaaatttattccaaCAGTTTATACTATTATCATAATAGAAATCAACATTTTCAGTCATCTATTATTATAAGATTCATAGTACCGCTTTGAAAAGATTCTTATTTGTCGCAGAAAGTTATTATTGTAACTAATAGTTATCAATTGCAACAGCATTTATTgtcagaaaaaaaatgaatgaatttCTAGCTAgtagtatatatgtatagttcatGAAATTTCGCTCCGACgagcttttttttaattattcattgGTCTATGAATATTGGCAAAAAAGTCACAAGAAAATATGGATAATCATGCATGATTTCAATTATTCTTTTAGTAACCTTTATACATATTGTATAAAAAGAGTTTATATAGGTTTCTGTTCTAATTGATTTTATAGTAAATCCCGAACTTTTGCCTATATTTATATAGGACTTAATTTTGCTCATTTATTCCTTActattattcataatttttaaatgtattctaaaataatcaaaatatttttctaaaattcaacctcattagtaaaccctaaaaaacatagaattttatgaattttcttttaaaaattagtaaaaatattttgatcttttagaataaataatatatatacttataaaattttgaaagccatattagatattatttctaGAGTCCAGCTATAGTGCTTATAAAAGCATAAAGCACTTGatacttataaatattttatcgtgagatttatttttttgatcatttacattcattaaattatactacTTAATCaatcacctactcaaccctatcATCCTTACAGCACAATCCTTAATTCAAGCGCTGAAAATTtactagcactaataactcTGTACTTTTCaaagtatagaagctcaattcttatccctatatatatatatatatatacacacgaaTGTGCAGGAGCTCTTTCTCCTCAGCTTCCACTCCGCGGACCACGCGGGGCTCGAGGGCCACTACCACTGGCTCCTGCAGCTCGTAGTGGCCTTTTCCTTTCTCGCCACCGTCGCGACCGTGGGACTCCCAAGCAGCTTCATGGCGGCGACGGTGAGGTCGGCGTCAGTCCTTTTCCAGGGGTGCTGGTTCGTCGTCATGGGCTTTGCGCTGTGGCTCCCGCGGTTTCTTCCGAAAGGGTGTTACAGCACAGAAAGCGGTAGCGGCACGGGCGGTGGCAGCGGCAGTGGCAGTTTCATGAGTGCAGTTGCATGCAGAACGGAGGAAGCGAGTCGGCGGGCGACGGCGCTGGCAAACCTGCAGTTCAGCTGGACTCTGGCCGGGATAGCAGTTTTGGTGGCTTATTTGTGCCTGAGAACCGACAGCAAGTGTGTTGAGTACAGGAAACTAAGATCAGGGGGTGGGGATGTTTCTTTGATCTCTTCTCCTGAAGCTGAAGATCTCAAGCAATCTCAACCGTCCGTTTGACGTGTCGAGAGATTAATATATCATGTGCAGTTATAGTGGAAACATGACTGTTTTGAAATGCTAACTCCGTGTGTGGTTTTTAGAATaagtatgaaaaattatttttctatactTATTTGTCTTAGTATATTTGTATAAAATGATATCCAAAagaattatactattttttatgcaCATAAAAAGTGAGTACACATCTTATATCATATTCATTCAAGGATCAATATTTTCAcaccaatttttttaatattgaaaatttaaaactgTGTATAAATTTTTAGAGGAATTCGCATAAGATTTACGCCTTATATGTAATTAACAAGTAGTgtttttatattgaaaaataaaattaaaaaactaccttatgaaatattaatgaaagaAGACTGTAGCCAATCCAAAGTCGTGCTCaacaattcaataaaaatattttcttaaaagaaaatagttaataaaagatgaacatgagctgaatttttttgcTCGATATCATATTCAtattgtttaataaatgagcgaAAATGAGCCGGCTCTAGCTCGTGTTTAATTcatttaataaaaatagaaactaGGCAGTCCAACTTGCTCGTGTTTGACTCGTTGACAGTCTAATACGATACTGTATTTCAAAATGCCCCATCATTTTCAAAGACAAATCCAAtcaaagaaaagtaattttgcAACCAAATTAACATCCCAAAAGTTCACCATAAGCGCACTTCATTATTGGACAACACTTAACAAAAAAGAGCCAAACTCATCACCAAGTCAATGATCCAAGTAACAAAATGCTAACACTAGCTACCACTCACTAACATATTATGACCCAAAAAATTAATGcgtttattataaatttttggttcTCTCTTTTTATGACGGGAACAATCCCAAATCTCTAATTTAAAAAGGCAAataatgttattattattatttatctttcaATCTATAACACGTAATCAAACGCTAATTATTTTGGTGGCTCTTCGCAGTAGTAGTAGCAGCGGCAAACTCCGTCAAAGCACACGCCGTTACCGTTACGCTCCTTGGTGCACGCCGCGGCGCATGGGCCCTCACTACACTTGCCTGAGCCAATGATCTTCACACACGTGTGCTCTGGTAGCCAATGATCACGCGCCTTTATTTCGACCACCATTGCTATATCAAATATCAtcaagggtaaacttcaaataccattcctctattttcgtactttttcactttagtgccttatgatttaaagtgtatcaagttagtgttatgtagttttatttttatctttttgtcagctttttcgttaatatttaattaaattatatacaaaaaaatttcagatactctacctaggtttatcaaatattcactttagtaccttttaattttaactttgtcactgatttaaccaaaaaattagtgaaatcaataataaaaaaataaaaataaaactatagtgcactaaattaatacactttaaaccacataatactaaaatgagaaagtatataaaatcacaaaggtggtatttaaagttttttcaatatcaaattataaaagtAGCAATTAGTGAACCTTATAGATAATTTCATATTACCGTCGCTAtaagataattttattataagaaCATTTTATGACGTCGCTAAGGAAAAacgtatttattattttttctaaaattttttgatgctttatagcatcaaaaaattatgacgTTAATAAGCATCGGAATATATTTTATCGATATTTGATATAAACATcactacatgtatatataacGACTTTTTATTCATCGATACTTCTAAATGCGatggtaaattattttagaactTTTTTATGTAttgtaaaatatagaaaaaaaacgTTCGTAAGtattaattttcttatagtGAGTTTTCGTAAACTTCGGTTTGTGATCTTTTTCTACTGCACAACGGTGAAATCAATTCGGTGTACAGGGATTGATGTACACCGATTTGTTCCTGCTGTTTACTTGATGCATTAACACTAAAAAATGTAacgaattttaattaataaatacaCATTCTTCAAGAGTACCATGTAGAATTACTAACACAACAATAAACTAAAAAGGTCACAATTTTGTGAAACTAAAGTATTTGCATTTAGAAAAAGAAGCTTCTTAAAAACTTAGACCATCCTTTGTTATCATTGTATGAATTTTATATGATAGATGACTAAGATGATGGGCttctttattcttataattgctaggtaacgttGCATCCATCCTAGTACATCTTTTTTAGAAACACAAtacagaaaaatattaaaaaaaataaaagaaaaggaaaatcacactttttttttattttggccaGATAAATCTCATAATTGCGCACCTCcgcattaaaatttttcagtacaaaaatgtaaagcaaaAAACAATAACGGCAGCCCCTAGTGTTGGTGACAAAGAATTTGATTATTAACATGGTTCTAAATTCGAAAACCTAATTGCTTtgtatttccaactaaatttattttttaaaaaaattaacgaaatgaataacatgttatttttctctctctcaaaaaaaaaaaaaaaaaaaaaaaaaaaaccaatcatGGTGCAAGAAAGGGCCTGAATTTAAGGGTTTATGTAGGATACATACTTGAGGAAACCACAAGAAGCAGTAGGAATAGAGAGAAGATGTGGTGGAAGCCCTTCATTCTGAGTGTTGTATCAAACAACAGAGGTAAAGGGTAAATGTATTTTTGAAATCAAAGCAAGTTAATGGGTTTGCTAAAACATTTATAGTGAGATCTTGAAACCATTTTTAGGCATGAAATCAATCAATTAATGGCCAAACATttgatgattttgaatcctGGAACATTGATTATGTAGTATTCTATCAGCTGTGAAGATATAGTGGATTAGGAATTAGGAAAATAGATTATGATTCCTAACATTTATAGAAGCATAGGAACACTATCCTTCCTGGGAGGATTGATTTGCTTAATAAAGCATGTCAAACAATGATACAAGGTTCCTTGctgttgtcttttttttttccttttaaaaataaaaaaaaaaattctaatgtatTGTGTTGTTAGATAGAGATTAAGTTTGTGATAAAAATTCTAGGAGATGCATCTCATTCAATTGTTAGATAACACTCGGCGCCGTTTTAGATTCGTACTGAGTACTATACATTCCAATGAGATGCATTCGAATTTGGCTAAGATGAAGAACATACTAGCGAACTACTCGCAAGGCTTCATTCTTACTAAGCATCTCACGGTAaataaatttcttaaccaaGTTGATCGCAATTTTGGTTTAGCTATAAAACATTGCTCAAACTGATGAtagaatgaaaaaggaaaaatttcacGATCGGTCCTCAAACTATCAGGCAGATGACACTTCCGTTctaaaacttttatttgttgcaATTTCTAACCTGAACATttagaattattgcaatcaaatttcacaattcaatttagttaattaaatattgatgcATCACTGATGTAAAAGTTAAATAGCAATATTATAATTGATGATGCatcaataattaatatatgtcACTTTTACATTAGTGGTgtgtaaatattttaataaattaaattgagtTTTGAGATTTCAACTCACTacaactcaaaatttttcgtcatttttgtatttgagttttttttcttAGGGTAAACTTCCACTTGCCTTAGtggtttagcatatttttattttatcatccaatgatgcaaaaaattaaacttaactaccctataatttatctttaattttactGAAAAAAATCTACTACCAAGTAGGGTAGCAAagtaaagtttttaaaaaatcacagaATAATTAAGTGTAATTGTTAAACTTCATGGtggcaaagttaaaaaaaagaaaaaaaaaaaaaaaaagaaaaaaaaatcagttaaaCCTTAGAAAAGTTAAGCACACCTTTTTAAACAGTaggatgacaaaataaaaagaggtAAACCACATAAGggcaaattgaaatttaccctTTAGACAAAAAAACCGTTGAGATGTAACTCACTATGAATGGACTCACCAATTTCAATCTACTGCAAAGTGAATTACAGCctttttcaaagtttaaaattatt from Ananas comosus cultivar F153 unplaced genomic scaffold, ASM154086v1, whole genome shotgun sequence includes these protein-coding regions:
- the LOC109706433 gene encoding transmembrane protein 45A-like — its product is MGTFLGHIIPGLAFTIIGIWHTLNTIKTYKLKGPSNFTSSTWFPFTSTTPVTIPKHSELYLLLSFSAAAAAVQILDYPLLSLSFKPDNYEHATMFLHLAVYASVALAVDLSASPDALRSLVGTLAASVFAQELFLLSFHSADHAGLEGHYHWLLQLVVAFSFLATVATVGLPSSFMAATVRSASVLFQGCWFVVMGFALWLPRFLPKGCYSTESGSGTGGGSGSGSFMSAVACRTEEASRRATALANLQFSWTLAGIAVLVAYLCLRTDSKCVEYRKLRSGGGDVSLISSPEAEDLKQSQPSV